In the Arthrobacter sp. 31Y genome, one interval contains:
- a CDS encoding ribokinase has product MRTTPQSSAPNSSPTLTVVGSINLDITATASRLPSPGETVGGGILRQQPGGKGANQAVAAARLAGRSRMVGAVGHDEAGLSLITAMAEAGVDVQDIARLDSATGTALVLVDGEGENQIVVCPGANASVDLEGVAFGDDEAVLCQLEVDQNVVLEAARRTQGFFALNAAPAMPIIPELLGRCDLVIVNETEYELIPALRNAPLVAVTYGGHGSAIFVDGERVAEAPAVRVTEIANTIGAGDAFCAALVLALQSGLEYRHALAVANAVGADAVRDASSQPALKSLEHYVEATRSADAASSAATK; this is encoded by the coding sequence ATGCGCACCACCCCTCAGTCTTCTGCGCCCAATTCCTCCCCAACCCTCACGGTGGTGGGCAGTATCAACCTCGATATCACCGCCACAGCCAGCCGCCTCCCCTCCCCCGGCGAAACCGTGGGCGGAGGCATCCTTCGCCAGCAACCCGGCGGCAAGGGCGCTAATCAGGCAGTCGCTGCGGCCCGGCTGGCAGGAAGGTCCCGCATGGTGGGGGCCGTGGGCCACGACGAAGCGGGCCTCAGTCTCATCACCGCAATGGCGGAGGCCGGCGTCGATGTCCAGGACATTGCCCGGTTGGACTCCGCCACGGGAACCGCCTTGGTGCTGGTGGACGGCGAAGGCGAGAACCAGATTGTGGTGTGCCCGGGAGCCAACGCTTCCGTGGACTTGGAGGGTGTCGCTTTCGGAGACGATGAGGCCGTCCTCTGCCAGCTGGAAGTGGACCAGAACGTCGTGCTGGAAGCCGCCCGGCGAACACAAGGATTCTTCGCACTGAACGCGGCCCCCGCCATGCCGATCATCCCCGAGTTGCTGGGCCGCTGCGACCTGGTGATCGTGAACGAGACCGAGTATGAACTGATCCCGGCCCTCCGCAACGCTCCTTTGGTGGCCGTCACTTACGGTGGCCATGGCTCGGCAATCTTCGTCGACGGCGAACGGGTGGCCGAGGCGCCAGCCGTACGGGTTACCGAGATTGCCAACACTATTGGCGCCGGGGATGCTTTCTGCGCAGCCCTGGTCCTGGCACTCCAATCCGGCCTGGAGTATCGGCACGCGCTCGCGGTAGCCAACGCCGTGGGGGCCGACGCCGTTCGTGACGCCTCCTCGCAGCCTGCGTTGAAGTCGCTGGAGCACTACGTCGAGGCGACGCGTTCGGCTGACGCAGCGAGTTCCGCCGCCACCAAGTAA
- a CDS encoding GntR family transcriptional regulator translates to MTDNAVQFLSRPINAQPGQPLRVAAYSRIAEAIRTKVLPPGSLLPTETELGSMMDVSRTVIREALMLLEEDGLTRARRGVGRFVADSLPRIGIEHIRPFDQLLGGQDQDIQVKRVAAIKQPASEFVAPGIGVQPDEDVWFWESVLIRNGEPLAHLQENVAQGIPEAEALAEAAEAPTLPASTLLEVLSGLPGAALGPGECQISLSTAGPSRAKLLGLRPSDPVLVLTQYVRRNGAPFYLAKCLVSAKAGHLSVIQSS, encoded by the coding sequence TTGACCGACAACGCCGTCCAGTTCCTGTCACGACCCATCAACGCCCAGCCCGGGCAACCCTTGCGCGTCGCGGCCTACTCCCGCATCGCCGAAGCAATCCGGACCAAGGTCCTGCCGCCAGGTTCACTGCTCCCCACGGAGACCGAGCTGGGCAGCATGATGGACGTCAGCCGCACCGTGATCCGGGAAGCACTGATGTTGCTTGAAGAAGACGGTCTCACCCGGGCACGCCGTGGAGTGGGCCGCTTTGTTGCCGATTCCCTGCCCCGCATTGGCATTGAACACATCCGCCCGTTCGATCAGCTCTTGGGCGGGCAGGACCAGGACATCCAGGTCAAACGGGTGGCTGCCATCAAGCAACCGGCGTCCGAATTCGTGGCGCCCGGAATTGGCGTCCAGCCCGACGAGGACGTGTGGTTCTGGGAAAGTGTGCTCATCCGGAATGGCGAGCCCTTGGCGCATCTCCAAGAGAACGTAGCCCAAGGAATCCCCGAAGCAGAGGCGTTGGCCGAAGCTGCCGAAGCTCCCACGCTTCCCGCGTCAACGCTCCTGGAAGTTCTCAGCGGACTGCCCGGCGCAGCGCTTGGCCCCGGCGAATGCCAGATCAGCCTCAGCACCGCGGGGCCCAGTCGCGCAAAATTGCTCGGCCTCCGACCTTCCGATCCGGTCTTGGTCCTCACCCAATACGTCCGCCGAAACGGTGCCCCGTTCTATCTGGCCAAGTGCTTGGTATCGGCAAAGGCCGGGCACCTCTCCGTCATCCAGTCTTCCTGA
- a CDS encoding MFS transporter: protein MNIPAATGTQSVDPQAASTATTETADSKDEGRFQGKAAALLITTLVLAVLAFQLNASMITPALPHIGSFFGETPEAVAQVQSMFFLAGAISGPVIGRWSDFIGRRNALLLVLAIMGAGTVLCIFAPTLPLLVTGRFMQGVSSAIFALSYIVLNEYLPARLFGTSIGIIAAINGGVGGVDGYFGGLMAETLGFQSIFVAVLVLAAIAVVCVIKVVPGGKSAVAPGRMDWWGAGSLSVFLVFITYFVSTGSSAGWTSPAALGLLAGSIASFTAFWLIEKKRSTPLVAVHHLRSRQVWPVIATTVLTLAGIFAIINFTVVLLSQDKENGFGLTASVAALLFLTPAALIGVFAAPLAGWIADRRGWIKTVRVGTATSLACAIVAALFAHNQIAVLIAIAALGIFYNGFFLTAINGLSVLLSPKEAPAALPGINGASFGIGASLGVVIVAPFAGQGTAAGYSAALWISVSITALAFIVSLFIAAPKGEKI from the coding sequence GTGAACATCCCCGCCGCCACAGGTACGCAGTCGGTAGACCCGCAAGCCGCATCTACGGCGACTACAGAAACCGCAGATTCCAAGGATGAAGGCCGTTTCCAAGGCAAAGCTGCCGCGCTGCTGATCACCACGCTGGTGCTCGCCGTCCTGGCCTTCCAGCTCAACGCCAGCATGATCACCCCGGCACTTCCACACATCGGCTCCTTCTTCGGCGAGACACCGGAAGCCGTGGCCCAGGTCCAGTCGATGTTCTTCCTCGCCGGCGCCATCTCCGGGCCCGTGATCGGCCGTTGGAGCGACTTCATCGGCCGCCGCAATGCACTCCTGCTGGTGCTGGCCATCATGGGCGCCGGAACAGTGCTCTGCATCTTCGCTCCCACCCTGCCGTTGCTGGTTACCGGCCGCTTCATGCAGGGTGTCTCGAGCGCCATCTTCGCGCTCTCCTACATCGTCCTGAACGAGTACCTGCCCGCCCGGCTCTTTGGAACCTCCATCGGCATCATCGCTGCCATCAACGGCGGAGTCGGCGGAGTGGATGGGTACTTCGGCGGACTGATGGCTGAGACCCTCGGCTTCCAGTCGATCTTTGTCGCCGTCCTGGTGCTGGCTGCGATCGCCGTCGTGTGCGTCATCAAAGTGGTCCCGGGCGGTAAGTCCGCGGTCGCTCCCGGCCGGATGGATTGGTGGGGCGCAGGTTCGCTCTCGGTGTTCCTGGTGTTCATCACGTACTTCGTCTCCACGGGCTCTTCAGCTGGATGGACCTCACCTGCTGCCCTCGGCCTGCTGGCTGGCAGCATTGCATCCTTCACAGCCTTCTGGCTCATCGAGAAGAAGCGTTCAACCCCGCTGGTAGCAGTTCACCACCTCCGTTCACGCCAGGTGTGGCCCGTCATCGCCACCACTGTGCTGACGCTCGCGGGCATCTTCGCCATCATCAACTTCACCGTGGTGCTGCTGAGCCAGGACAAGGAAAACGGCTTCGGCTTGACCGCGTCCGTTGCTGCCCTGCTCTTCCTCACCCCGGCAGCACTCATCGGTGTCTTTGCGGCACCCTTGGCTGGCTGGATCGCCGATCGCCGCGGCTGGATCAAAACCGTCCGCGTGGGCACCGCCACCAGCCTGGCCTGCGCAATCGTCGCGGCCCTTTTCGCCCACAACCAGATCGCGGTTCTCATCGCCATCGCCGCTTTGGGCATCTTCTACAACGGCTTCTTCCTCACGGCCATCAACGGACTGTCCGTGCTGCTCTCGCCCAAGGAAGCACCGGCCGCGCTGCCCGGTATCAACGGTGCGTCCTTCGGCATCGGGGCAAGCCTCGGCGTCGTGATTGTTGCGCCTTTCGCAGGCCAGGGCACCGCGGCAGGATACTCTGCAGCCCTGTGGATTTCGGTGTCCATCACCGCACTGGCGTTCATCGTCAGCCTCTTCATCGCCGCCCCCAAGGGCGAAAAGATCTAA
- a CDS encoding nucleoside hydrolase: MTQPAPFFLDCDTGIDDALALAYLLASPRADLVGIGTVSGNVSAAGGARNTLDLLNLAGHPDIPVAVGAHDPQVGTFHGGAPHVHGDNGIGGVDLVQSDREPVKATAAELLVQLAHQHAGELRLVAIGPLTNIAEALRLEPKLPELIAEVTIMGGAALAPGNISPVAEANIANDPEAAAEVLAASWNVTLVPLDVTMTNVLEENHRQELLATEHPVSQALGEMLGYYFGFYVDIFGRACSAMHDPLAAAIAVRGVELTLAPTVRVQVDTTDGPGRGQTVCDLRGQYAGFPEQRGARCRVVLEIGEDFAPHLLGTMRAAWLTEAQAAAPVA, from the coding sequence ATGACCCAGCCCGCACCCTTCTTCCTCGACTGCGACACCGGGATCGACGACGCCCTCGCCTTGGCCTACCTTTTGGCTTCCCCGCGGGCGGACCTCGTTGGCATCGGCACTGTGAGCGGCAACGTCAGTGCGGCCGGCGGCGCCCGGAACACGCTGGACCTGCTGAACTTGGCCGGCCACCCGGATATCCCCGTGGCTGTGGGTGCGCACGATCCCCAGGTTGGCACCTTCCATGGCGGCGCACCGCACGTTCACGGCGACAACGGCATCGGCGGGGTGGACCTGGTCCAGTCCGACCGCGAGCCCGTCAAGGCTACAGCGGCCGAGCTGTTGGTCCAGCTTGCCCACCAGCATGCGGGGGAGTTGCGCCTGGTAGCCATCGGTCCACTGACCAACATCGCCGAGGCCCTGCGCCTGGAACCAAAACTTCCTGAGCTCATCGCCGAAGTCACCATCATGGGCGGCGCGGCCTTGGCTCCGGGAAACATCTCTCCTGTGGCCGAAGCCAACATTGCCAACGATCCCGAGGCTGCCGCCGAGGTTCTGGCCGCCAGCTGGAACGTGACGCTGGTGCCATTGGATGTGACCATGACCAACGTCCTGGAGGAAAACCACCGCCAGGAACTGCTGGCCACCGAGCACCCGGTCTCGCAAGCGCTGGGCGAAATGCTGGGCTACTACTTCGGCTTCTACGTCGATATCTTCGGGCGGGCATGCTCGGCCATGCACGACCCCCTCGCGGCGGCAATTGCTGTCAGGGGAGTGGAGCTCACCCTCGCTCCCACCGTCCGCGTGCAGGTGGACACCACCGACGGCCCCGGCCGCGGCCAGACCGTGTGCGACCTCCGGGGCCAATACGCCGGATTCCCGGAACAGCGCGGTGCCCGTTGCCGTGTGGTGCTGGAAATCGGCGAAGACTTCGCGCCACACCTGCTCGGAACCATGCGGGCGGCCTGGCTGACTGAAGCTCAGGCCGCGGCACCCGTCGCCTGA
- a CDS encoding ArsR/SmtB family transcription factor — protein MDVVFKALADPTRRELLDELFREDGQSASALGARFEMTRFGIAKHLKLLEDAGLVVTRRRGREKLHFLNPVPIRLIHDRWVSKYAEPWAAALSDLKSRLESPMEKIFEIYIKTTPERLWEAITDSEIRSKYQFGNTFTSDWTPGSSFEMHNDKAGAPLGEGENIEVDPPRRLVQTMRALWGEDVKAEGTSRITWDIEPVGDSCHLTVTHDQLREGANDQLYGGWPMILSGLKTWLETGEKLTTPGSLMYT, from the coding sequence ATGGACGTAGTGTTCAAGGCCTTGGCAGATCCAACCCGCAGGGAACTGCTGGATGAATTGTTCCGCGAGGACGGTCAGTCTGCTTCGGCCTTGGGAGCCCGGTTCGAGATGACCCGTTTCGGCATCGCCAAGCACCTCAAGCTCCTGGAAGATGCAGGTTTGGTGGTCACCCGGCGTCGGGGGCGTGAAAAGCTGCACTTCCTGAACCCGGTGCCCATCCGTCTCATCCATGATCGTTGGGTGAGTAAATACGCAGAACCATGGGCCGCTGCCCTCAGCGACCTCAAATCCAGATTGGAAAGTCCCATGGAAAAGATCTTCGAGATTTACATCAAAACCACTCCGGAACGGCTCTGGGAAGCCATCACGGACAGCGAGATCCGCAGCAAATACCAGTTCGGAAACACCTTCACCTCGGACTGGACTCCGGGCAGCAGCTTCGAAATGCACAACGACAAAGCCGGAGCTCCATTGGGCGAGGGCGAGAACATCGAGGTGGATCCCCCACGCAGGCTCGTCCAAACCATGCGGGCGCTCTGGGGCGAGGATGTGAAGGCCGAGGGGACGTCGCGGATCACCTGGGACATCGAACCCGTCGGCGACTCATGCCACCTCACCGTCACGCACGATCAACTCCGCGAAGGCGCCAACGATCAGCTCTACGGCGGCTGGCCCATGATCCTATCGGGCCTCAAGACCTGGCTCGAAACCGGGGAGAAACTGACCACGCCCGGCTCACTCATGTACACGTGA
- a CDS encoding beta-galactosidase: MMTIHPEDARISEARLQQLHRRIGGIAYGGDYNPEQWPREVWLEDAKLMQQAGVNLVTLAVFSWSRLESSDGVFDFGWLDDVMDLMHEHGIGVDLATPDAVPPAWLVEQHPDMMPERADGSIFGFGSRQHFDVSHPVYRAKSLALTEKMGERYANHPALRMWHVGNEYGPVSYGPWAEKAFREWLQRKYSSLSALNEAWSTTVWGQLYSDWNQVRVPAQPRTWSNPSRRLDFHRFTSDSMLGHFTAERDILRRHSPDLPIVTNFMRFYKTNDYWAWAAEEDAAALDIYPDPREDDAHIAAALNFDLMRSLRNGQPWMVMEQATGAVSQWSVNVSKLPGRMRLGSYQAIAQGADSILFFQWRQAKGGTERYHSAMVNHAGPNTRIFREVCELGQELKSLGELTGTRSTAKVAIVFDWDCWWALELGNSPRSDLNYAQEVLRFYRPLFDANITVDFVNANSDLSAYSLVIMPASYLLTDHAARRIENYVADGGRLVVSYLSGIVDQNNTIRLGGYPGALRNVLGAWSEEMHPLAGEDAQVKLATPDGGTSSASYWTEHLHAETAEILASYSSGRLSGSPAVTRNSFGLGTAMYLSARVDGGLLNRLLDDELLAAGVEPELKTPAGVQVRRRTRSTAADGAAVGSFLMVLNHNDAPSSVDVLDGGIDRLSGRSVKGLVEVPANGVLILDETAG; the protein is encoded by the coding sequence ATGATGACCATCCACCCTGAGGACGCGCGGATTTCCGAGGCGCGGCTGCAGCAACTGCATCGACGAATAGGCGGCATTGCCTACGGCGGAGATTACAACCCCGAGCAATGGCCGCGCGAAGTATGGCTCGAAGACGCCAAACTCATGCAGCAAGCAGGAGTGAACCTGGTGACTCTGGCGGTGTTCTCCTGGAGCCGGCTGGAAAGCAGTGATGGCGTCTTCGACTTCGGCTGGCTGGACGACGTCATGGACCTGATGCATGAGCACGGCATCGGCGTGGACCTGGCTACACCGGACGCCGTCCCGCCGGCATGGTTGGTGGAGCAGCACCCGGACATGATGCCGGAACGAGCCGATGGCAGCATCTTCGGTTTCGGATCCCGCCAACACTTCGACGTTTCCCACCCCGTGTACCGGGCCAAGTCATTGGCCCTTACGGAGAAGATGGGGGAGCGCTACGCCAATCATCCGGCCCTTCGCATGTGGCATGTCGGGAACGAATACGGTCCGGTATCCTACGGTCCGTGGGCAGAGAAAGCGTTCCGGGAATGGCTGCAGCGGAAATACTCTTCGCTCAGTGCACTGAACGAGGCCTGGAGCACCACTGTTTGGGGGCAGCTCTACTCGGACTGGAATCAGGTACGCGTTCCCGCGCAGCCCCGAACATGGTCCAACCCCTCGCGCCGCTTGGACTTCCACCGGTTCACCTCAGACAGCATGCTGGGGCACTTCACGGCAGAGCGGGACATCCTCCGGCGGCACAGCCCGGACCTGCCGATCGTCACCAACTTCATGCGCTTTTACAAGACCAACGATTACTGGGCCTGGGCAGCTGAAGAAGACGCTGCGGCCTTGGACATCTACCCGGACCCACGCGAAGACGATGCGCACATAGCCGCCGCCTTGAATTTTGACCTCATGCGCTCACTGCGAAACGGCCAGCCGTGGATGGTGATGGAGCAGGCCACCGGCGCGGTCAGCCAATGGTCCGTCAACGTCTCAAAGCTTCCGGGCAGGATGCGCCTGGGTTCATACCAGGCCATTGCCCAAGGAGCGGATTCCATCCTCTTCTTCCAATGGCGACAGGCCAAGGGCGGGACGGAGCGTTACCACTCGGCCATGGTGAACCATGCTGGCCCGAACACCCGGATTTTCCGGGAAGTGTGCGAGCTCGGCCAGGAGTTGAAGTCCCTTGGCGAGCTGACGGGCACGCGGTCCACGGCCAAGGTGGCCATCGTTTTTGACTGGGACTGCTGGTGGGCCTTGGAATTGGGCAACTCTCCGCGATCGGACCTGAACTACGCGCAGGAGGTGCTGCGTTTCTACCGCCCACTTTTCGACGCCAACATCACGGTTGATTTCGTCAACGCCAACAGCGACCTTTCCGCGTACAGCCTGGTGATCATGCCGGCGTCGTACCTCCTCACGGACCACGCTGCCCGGCGGATCGAAAACTACGTCGCCGACGGCGGGCGGCTGGTGGTTTCCTACCTCTCAGGCATCGTGGATCAGAACAACACCATCCGGCTGGGCGGCTACCCGGGCGCCTTGCGGAACGTTTTGGGCGCGTGGAGCGAAGAGATGCATCCGCTCGCCGGAGAAGACGCGCAAGTAAAACTCGCAACGCCCGACGGCGGGACCTCCTCTGCGAGCTACTGGACTGAGCACCTGCACGCCGAAACGGCTGAGATCCTGGCGAGCTACTCATCGGGCCGCTTGTCCGGATCGCCGGCAGTCACTCGTAATTCCTTCGGCTTGGGCACGGCCATGTACCTATCGGCACGCGTGGACGGCGGCTTGCTGAACCGGCTTCTCGACGACGAGCTCCTCGCTGCCGGTGTGGAACCGGAACTGAAGACGCCTGCGGGAGTCCAGGTCCGGCGTCGTACCCGGAGTACCGCCGCCGACGGCGCCGCGGTGGGGAGTTTTCTGATGGTGCTCAACCACAACGACGCACCGTCCAGCGTGGACGTGCTCGACGGCGGCATCGACCGCCTCAGCGGACGCTCGGTCAAGGGTTTGGTTGAGGTCCCTGCCAACGGCGTCCTGATTCTCGACGAAACAGCAGGGTAG
- a CDS encoding ABC transporter permease, with protein sequence MALRLDVPPKVVPGAEPGKAKKRRDKPGSWKLALKRDWRLYTLLALPLLYLLIFRYLPMAGNVIAFRQFQPGGSIFGEKWVGFKYITLFINDPSFWQAFQNTIVLGVLTLVFCFPMPIIFALMLNELRSQKFKKFVQTVAYLPHFMSVVIIAGMILQNFSMTGTVNQIAETLFGTTVNFTQDPGWFRPMYISSEVWQTMGWGAILYLAALTRVDESLYEAARIDGANRWQQTWHVTLPAIRPTIITLLILNIGTFMAVGFEKILLIYNPLNYATSDVISTYLYRVGLESSNFSYAAAIGMFESVIGLTLILSANAISKRVAGTSLW encoded by the coding sequence ATGGCACTACGACTGGATGTTCCACCCAAGGTGGTCCCGGGCGCTGAGCCTGGAAAGGCGAAGAAGCGGCGCGACAAGCCGGGCAGCTGGAAGCTGGCACTTAAACGCGACTGGCGTTTGTACACGTTGCTGGCCCTGCCGCTGCTGTACCTGCTGATTTTCAGGTACCTGCCGATGGCCGGCAACGTGATCGCGTTCCGCCAATTCCAGCCCGGTGGAAGTATCTTCGGCGAGAAATGGGTGGGCTTCAAATACATCACCCTGTTCATCAACGACCCCAGCTTCTGGCAGGCATTCCAGAACACCATCGTCCTGGGTGTCCTGACCTTGGTGTTCTGCTTCCCGATGCCCATCATCTTCGCGTTGATGCTGAACGAACTAAGGTCCCAAAAGTTCAAGAAGTTCGTACAGACCGTGGCCTACCTTCCGCACTTCATGTCCGTGGTGATCATCGCCGGCATGATCCTGCAGAACTTCTCCATGACGGGCACCGTGAACCAGATCGCGGAAACCTTGTTCGGAACCACGGTGAACTTCACCCAGGATCCGGGGTGGTTCCGGCCCATGTACATAAGCTCCGAGGTGTGGCAGACCATGGGGTGGGGCGCCATTCTCTACCTCGCCGCTCTGACCCGCGTAGATGAGTCCTTATACGAGGCGGCCAGGATCGATGGCGCCAACCGCTGGCAGCAGACCTGGCACGTGACCCTTCCTGCCATCAGGCCGACCATCATCACACTTCTGATCCTGAACATCGGCACGTTCATGGCGGTGGGGTTCGAGAAGATCCTCCTCATTTACAACCCGCTCAACTACGCAACCTCAGATGTCATCTCCACCTACCTGTACCGGGTGGGTTTGGAGTCCAGCAACTTCAGCTACGCGGCCGCAATCGGAATGTTCGAATCCGTCATTGGCCTCACGCTGATCCTCTCAGCGAACGCGATCTCCAAGCGCGTCGCAGGAACGAGCCTGTGGTGA
- a CDS encoding carbohydrate ABC transporter permease encodes MKVSRAMRIFRAFNLVFLLLVVFLTVYPFLNIIAQSFSSEGFINAGQVNLFPMGFNTETYKLILADSTFWNNYGNTVLYTVVATAISMVLTTSFAYAIAKKELKGRSIFIGLAVFTMFFNGGLIPNYVLISSLGMRDTIWAVVLPNAISVFNLLIMKSFFENMPRELEEAASIDGLTQYGVLFRVVLPLSKAIVATMVLFYAVANWNSWFQAFLYLDNPDLFPVTIYLRNMIAGVTTAGSAGGTAENVGQIAANIQSVTIVLTVIPILCIYPFVQKYFFSGVMLGSVKE; translated from the coding sequence ATGAAAGTCTCCCGCGCCATGCGGATCTTCCGGGCCTTCAACCTGGTGTTCCTGCTGCTGGTGGTGTTCCTGACGGTGTACCCGTTCCTGAACATCATTGCCCAATCGTTCTCCAGCGAAGGCTTCATCAACGCGGGACAGGTCAACCTGTTTCCGATGGGCTTCAATACCGAGACGTACAAGCTGATCCTGGCCGACTCCACGTTCTGGAACAACTACGGAAACACGGTCCTCTACACGGTGGTGGCAACCGCCATTTCCATGGTGCTGACAACGTCCTTCGCTTACGCAATCGCCAAGAAGGAACTCAAAGGCCGAAGCATCTTCATAGGGCTCGCAGTATTCACCATGTTCTTCAATGGCGGGCTCATTCCCAACTACGTCCTCATCAGTTCGCTTGGCATGCGGGACACCATCTGGGCCGTGGTGCTGCCCAACGCCATCAGCGTCTTCAACCTGCTCATCATGAAGTCGTTCTTCGAGAACATGCCCCGTGAGCTCGAGGAAGCGGCATCCATTGACGGGCTCACCCAGTACGGGGTCCTGTTCCGGGTTGTGCTGCCGCTGAGCAAGGCAATTGTGGCCACCATGGTGCTGTTTTACGCGGTGGCCAACTGGAACTCCTGGTTCCAGGCCTTCCTCTACCTCGACAACCCGGATCTCTTCCCAGTCACCATCTATTTGCGCAACATGATCGCCGGAGTCACCACAGCGGGCTCAGCCGGCGGCACAGCGGAGAACGTCGGCCAGATCGCCGCGAACATCCAGTCGGTCACCATCGTCCTGACCGTCATTCCCATCCTTTGTATCTACCCGTTTGTCCAGAAGTACTTCTTCTCGGGCGTGATGCTCGGGTCCGTCAAGGAATAA
- a CDS encoding ABC transporter substrate-binding protein: MKGHPMIRKPELRKPEFRRRDFLGLASVVTIGLMLTSCDSETAEKVDTTKSRNGAMDSFNVGDTFKATTPLTFTFLFSDQPTYPYKKDWLLFTKMASDNNVTLEPTIVPNSDYEQKRSLLISSGSAPEIIAKTYPGQEAAFVSAGAVLPVSDYVDLMPHFQEKVKKWKLEPEIEALTQEDGKYYVLPGLHEELWPDYSLCFRKDILKKEGLTEPKTWDEFREVLRSLKKSYPDVVPFSDRFKGDSVLNVAAPSFGTVAGWGLVDGLQFDEDKKEFGFAAGSGQFKDVVTFFNSLVSEGLMDPESFTQTDDAAIQKFVSGKSFVISANSQNVITYRTSMEQTLGKGSFEIGKITVPGGPAGDIIGGTRLENGIMLNSSVKDKDSFVALIQYIDWLFYSDAGQEFSKWGVEGTTFTKSGGKRKLAADINFQGLNPAGTKDLRVDYGFSGGNFAYGGATELLQSTFNDEELAFQKAMKSKKPRPVAPPVPFSDVDREQATLALTPLKDHVKQNTLKFITGQRSLNEFDAYVKELDSKGQTKYVDLANKAYKAYADKK; encoded by the coding sequence ATGAAAGGTCACCCCATGATCCGCAAACCTGAGCTCCGCAAACCTGAGTTCCGTAGGCGCGACTTCCTAGGACTCGCATCCGTAGTCACCATCGGTTTGATGCTGACAAGTTGCGACTCCGAGACCGCCGAGAAGGTAGACACCACCAAGTCCCGCAACGGTGCCATGGACAGCTTCAACGTAGGTGACACGTTCAAGGCGACGACGCCGTTGACCTTCACCTTCCTCTTCTCTGACCAGCCGACCTACCCCTATAAGAAGGACTGGCTGCTCTTCACCAAAATGGCCAGCGACAATAATGTCACGCTGGAGCCCACCATTGTTCCCAACAGTGACTACGAACAGAAGCGCAGCTTGCTCATCAGCTCTGGCAGCGCCCCTGAGATCATCGCGAAAACTTATCCGGGCCAGGAAGCTGCGTTCGTTTCTGCGGGCGCCGTTCTGCCTGTCAGCGACTACGTAGACCTGATGCCGCACTTCCAGGAAAAGGTGAAGAAGTGGAAGCTCGAGCCCGAGATTGAGGCGCTCACTCAGGAAGACGGCAAGTACTACGTCCTTCCCGGTCTGCATGAGGAACTGTGGCCGGATTACTCGCTCTGCTTCCGCAAGGACATCCTGAAGAAGGAAGGGCTGACCGAGCCCAAAACCTGGGACGAATTCCGCGAAGTGCTGCGATCGCTCAAGAAGTCTTATCCCGACGTCGTGCCCTTCTCCGATCGGTTCAAAGGCGATTCCGTCCTCAACGTTGCCGCGCCCTCTTTCGGGACTGTAGCTGGGTGGGGTCTGGTGGATGGCCTGCAATTCGATGAAGACAAGAAGGAATTCGGCTTCGCAGCCGGCTCCGGCCAGTTCAAGGACGTGGTGACGTTCTTCAACTCGTTGGTTTCCGAAGGACTCATGGACCCCGAGAGCTTCACCCAGACCGACGACGCTGCCATTCAAAAGTTCGTCTCCGGCAAGTCCTTTGTGATCAGTGCCAACTCCCAGAACGTCATTACGTACCGTACCTCCATGGAGCAGACACTGGGCAAGGGGAGCTTCGAGATCGGCAAGATCACTGTTCCCGGCGGGCCGGCGGGCGACATCATCGGCGGGACCCGGCTGGAGAACGGCATCATGTTGAACTCATCCGTGAAGGACAAGGACAGCTTCGTAGCTCTCATCCAATACATCGACTGGTTGTTCTACAGCGACGCCGGTCAGGAATTCAGCAAGTGGGGCGTCGAAGGAACCACGTTCACCAAGTCCGGCGGAAAACGTAAACTAGCTGCCGACATCAACTTCCAGGGACTCAACCCCGCCGGCACCAAGGACTTGCGCGTGGACTACGGCTTCTCCGGTGGCAACTTCGCCTACGGTGGCGCTACCGAGCTGCTGCAATCCACGTTCAACGATGAAGAGCTCGCGTTCCAGAAAGCCATGAAGTCCAAGAAGCCGCGCCCCGTTGCACCGCCCGTGCCGTTTAGCGACGTCGACCGCGAACAGGCAACGTTGGCCCTCACCCCTCTGAAGGACCACGTCAAGCAAAACACTCTCAAGTTCATCACAGGGCAGCGAAGCCTCAACGAGTTCGACGCCTACGTGAAGGAACTCGATAGCAAGGGGCAGACCAAGTACGTGGATCTGGCGAACAAGGCGTACAAGGCGTACGCGGACAAAAAGTAG